From the genome of Gemmatimonadaceae bacterium, one region includes:
- a CDS encoding YMGG-like glycine zipper-containing protein translates to MRPKAIIILAALVTAAAGCHKDKNDALQNDLNLANQANSARSLDSISAAERGYAAPSPTSRTTTGTSTRSSAPARHSTSSSGAVSSAPAPSHTVVQKNTKRDAAIGAAAGAIIGATTSRDKVKGGVIGAAAGGILGGVIGNNVDVKKKKTP, encoded by the coding sequence ATGAGACCAAAGGCCATCATCATCCTCGCAGCGCTCGTTACGGCAGCCGCAGGATGTCACAAGGACAAGAACGACGCGCTTCAAAACGATTTGAATCTTGCAAATCAAGCAAATTCCGCGCGGTCGCTGGATAGTATTTCGGCGGCCGAGCGCGGGTACGCGGCGCCCTCACCGACGTCGCGTACCACGACTGGCACGTCAACGCGATCGAGCGCACCGGCTCGTCACTCGACGTCGTCGAGCGGCGCCGTGAGCAGCGCGCCTGCTCCGTCGCATACGGTCGTTCAGAAGAACACGAAGCGTGACGCCGCCATCGGCGCGGCGGCGGGCGCGATCATTGGGGCCACGACGAGCCGCGATAAGGTGAAAGGCGGCGTCATCGGCGCCGCCGCGGGCGGCATTCTGGGCGGCGTAATCGGCAACAACGTCGACGTCAAGAAGAAAAAGACGCCGTAG
- the kaiC gene encoding circadian clock protein KaiC — MNEQANDAPVQKLATGIASFDVIAKGGLPENRTTLLSGTAGSGKTVFAMQFLASGIRDADQHGVFVTFEESASDIRKNMRSFGWDLEEWERQGKLAFVDASPDPHVEIVESGAFDLGALLARMQNAIRKVGATRVAVDSLGAVFSQFSDQSIVRRELFRIASALRSMGVTAILTAERTEDYGPIARFGVEEFIADNVMVLRNVLDDEIRRRTIEILKFRGTDHQKGEYPFTIVNDGGLVVIPLSAIQLKQKSSDIRISSGNRELDDMCGGGFFRDSVILISGATGTGKTLNVTQFLNGGAAVGERCLLLAFEESREQLFRNANGWGVDFEYMERSGMLRVLCDYPEVASLEDWLVTIQRTVKEFRPHRVALDSLSALERIGTIKAFREFVIGFTSFIKQQEVAGLFTSTTPSLMGGTSITEGHISTLTDSIILLRYVEMFGEMKRGITVLKMRGSVHDKRIREFTIDGKGMHLGRPFRNVTGILSGTPVHVSPSDLERIWSQFDADGERRRGGPGTDVPERRRGATDQRRSP, encoded by the coding sequence ATGAACGAGCAGGCAAATGATGCCCCGGTCCAGAAGCTGGCGACCGGAATCGCGAGCTTCGATGTCATCGCAAAGGGCGGCTTACCAGAGAACCGCACGACCCTGCTGTCTGGCACAGCCGGGAGCGGAAAGACCGTCTTCGCGATGCAGTTTCTCGCGTCGGGGATCCGCGATGCGGACCAACACGGCGTGTTCGTGACGTTCGAGGAGTCGGCGAGCGATATCCGCAAGAACATGCGGAGCTTCGGCTGGGATCTCGAGGAATGGGAACGTCAGGGCAAGCTCGCGTTTGTGGACGCCTCGCCGGACCCGCATGTGGAGATCGTCGAGAGTGGCGCCTTCGACCTCGGTGCACTGTTGGCGCGAATGCAGAACGCCATCCGCAAGGTCGGAGCGACGCGTGTCGCCGTCGACTCGTTAGGCGCCGTGTTCTCGCAATTCTCCGATCAGTCGATCGTTCGTCGCGAGCTCTTTCGCATTGCGTCCGCGCTCAGGAGCATGGGCGTCACCGCGATCCTCACCGCCGAGCGCACGGAGGATTACGGTCCGATCGCGCGCTTCGGCGTGGAGGAGTTCATCGCCGACAACGTGATGGTGTTGCGCAACGTGCTCGACGACGAGATTCGGCGACGCACGATCGAGATTCTGAAGTTTCGCGGCACCGATCATCAGAAGGGCGAGTATCCCTTCACCATCGTAAACGACGGTGGGCTGGTCGTCATCCCGTTATCAGCGATCCAGCTCAAGCAAAAGTCCTCGGATATTCGGATTTCGTCTGGGAATCGCGAGCTCGATGACATGTGTGGCGGGGGTTTCTTCCGCGATTCGGTGATCCTCATCTCCGGCGCAACGGGTACGGGCAAGACGCTCAACGTTACTCAGTTTCTGAACGGTGGCGCGGCCGTGGGCGAACGCTGCTTGCTGCTCGCGTTCGAGGAAAGTCGCGAGCAGCTCTTCCGCAATGCGAATGGCTGGGGCGTCGACTTCGAGTACATGGAGCGGTCCGGAATGCTCCGCGTGTTGTGTGATTACCCCGAGGTCGCGAGTCTGGAAGACTGGCTGGTGACGATCCAACGCACCGTGAAGGAGTTCAGGCCTCATCGCGTCGCGTTGGATAGTCTTTCGGCCCTCGAGCGCATCGGCACAATCAAGGCGTTTCGTGAGTTCGTAATTGGCTTCACGTCCTTCATCAAACAGCAGGAGGTCGCCGGGCTGTTTACGTCGACCACGCCTTCGCTCATGGGCGGAACGTCGATTACCGAAGGTCACATCTCCACGCTCACCGACTCGATCATTCTGCTCCGCTACGTCGAGATGTTCGGTGAGATGAAGCGCGGGATCACCGTCCTGAAGATGCGCGGCTCGGTGCACGACAAGCGGATTCGCGAGTTCACCATTGACGGAAAGGGAATGCACCTCGGGCGGCCCTTCCGCAATGTGACGGGGATTCTGTCCGGTACGCCGGTGCACGTGTCGCCATCGGATCTCGAGCGCATCTGGAGTCAGTTCGACGCCGACGGTGAGCGGCGCCGCGGCGGCCCGGGGACGGATGTGCCCGAGCGCCGCCGCGGAGCGACCGATCAGCGGCGATCGCCATAG
- a CDS encoding circadian clock KaiB family protein — protein MRLYVTGSSPRTDLAVANLRRICEQELRGQYQLEIIDVLEKPQLAEDEKILATPTLIKQLPPPLRRVIGDLSDKEKVLLGLEVRPGAADASHPNLDAK, from the coding sequence TTGAGGCTTTACGTAACGGGCAGCAGCCCGCGGACCGATCTGGCCGTTGCCAATCTGCGTCGGATTTGCGAGCAGGAGCTGCGTGGGCAGTATCAGCTCGAGATCATCGACGTGCTCGAGAAGCCGCAACTCGCCGAAGATGAAAAGATTCTCGCCACGCCGACGCTCATCAAGCAATTGCCGCCGCCACTGCGGCGAGTAATTGGCGATCTCTCCGACAAAGAAAAAGTCTTGCTCGGCCTCGAGGTGCGGCCGGGCGCAGCAGACGCCTCGCATCCCAATCTCGACGCCAAATGA
- a CDS encoding cold-shock protein, with product MRTTGVVKWFNDAKGFGFITPENGQKDCFVHHSAIQGKGFKTLAEGERVEFDIVQGAKGPAAENVVKIAR from the coding sequence ATGCGTACCACCGGCGTTGTAAAGTGGTTCAACGACGCGAAGGGCTTCGGATTCATCACTCCGGAAAACGGACAGAAGGACTGCTTCGTGCATCACTCGGCAATTCAGGGCAAGGGCTTCAAGACACTCGCCGAAGGTGAGCGAGTGGAGTTCGACATCGTACAGGGCGCCAAGGGTCCGGCGGCGGAGAACGTCGTCAAGATCGCCCGCTAG
- a CDS encoding glycoside hydrolase family 15 protein: protein MRGAAGIADHGIIGDLQTAALVALDGTIDFLCLPEFDSPTVFARLLDAERGGHFTIAPEDGRARAEQRYARDTNVLVTRLETGESSLEIVDFMPIERGPGPSRIVRVARAVWGEARVRMTCAPRFDYGRVAPSVELIPGAALFRAPGNASLCLTSTAPLACDGPAAVANFVLRPGQIVVFTFGARAERAGDLPNVRWATRAMRRTIVYWRRWISRCTYDSEFRAMVRRSALTLKLLQSRLTGAVIAAPTFGLPEQIGGDRNWDFRYSWIRDASFTIYALARLGLAREAKSFTRWIVRRCEEADRPGELQSFYGIDGRRELTEQILEHLAGHRGSRPVRVGNAAFDQLQLDIYGELIDALYLNDVYNEPISRSAWKHIADLTEWVCRNWQRADQGIWEVRTGSQEFLYSRVMCWVAVDRALRLATRRRYPASRERWRETRDTIRDDIVTNFWSATLGAFVGARGSTSIDAACLVMPLVGFIPPTDPKWLSTLRLVETRLVRDSLVRRYDMSGMDTDAGSQAAPSFTICSFWYVECLARSGELEKARMAMQRLVGHANHLGLFSEDIGADGSLLGNFPQGLVHAGLIGAALALDEKRGQGGPR from the coding sequence GTGCGCGGCGCCGCCGGCATCGCCGATCACGGGATCATCGGTGATCTGCAGACGGCGGCGCTCGTCGCGCTCGACGGAACGATCGATTTTCTCTGTCTTCCGGAGTTCGACTCCCCCACGGTGTTCGCGCGTCTGCTCGATGCCGAGCGCGGCGGACATTTCACGATTGCACCGGAAGATGGGAGGGCGCGCGCCGAGCAGCGCTACGCACGAGATACCAACGTGCTCGTAACCCGGCTGGAAACCGGCGAGTCGTCGCTCGAGATCGTGGACTTCATGCCGATCGAGCGCGGGCCCGGGCCGAGCCGAATCGTGCGAGTCGCGCGGGCGGTATGGGGCGAGGCGAGGGTTCGAATGACGTGTGCGCCTCGCTTCGACTACGGACGGGTCGCGCCGTCGGTGGAATTGATACCGGGCGCGGCGCTATTCCGTGCGCCCGGCAACGCTTCGTTGTGCCTAACGAGTACCGCTCCACTGGCGTGCGATGGCCCGGCGGCGGTGGCGAACTTCGTGCTGCGTCCCGGGCAGATCGTCGTCTTCACCTTTGGAGCGCGTGCCGAGCGAGCCGGCGACCTGCCTAACGTCCGTTGGGCAACGAGAGCCATGCGGCGCACGATCGTGTACTGGCGCCGGTGGATCAGCCGATGTACGTACGATAGCGAATTTCGCGCGATGGTTCGCCGTTCCGCGCTCACGCTCAAGCTCCTGCAAAGCCGTCTGACCGGTGCGGTCATCGCAGCGCCCACCTTCGGGCTCCCGGAACAGATCGGCGGCGATCGAAACTGGGATTTTCGGTATTCGTGGATTCGCGATGCATCGTTCACGATCTACGCGCTCGCGCGGCTCGGGCTCGCGCGCGAGGCGAAATCGTTCACGCGCTGGATCGTGCGTCGCTGCGAGGAAGCGGATCGACCGGGCGAGTTACAGAGCTTCTACGGCATCGACGGCAGACGTGAGCTGACAGAGCAGATTCTGGAGCATCTGGCCGGACATCGAGGATCGCGCCCCGTTCGCGTCGGTAATGCGGCGTTCGATCAGCTCCAGCTCGACATTTACGGTGAGTTGATCGACGCTCTGTATCTCAACGACGTCTATAACGAGCCGATTTCGCGATCGGCCTGGAAGCACATTGCCGATCTCACAGAATGGGTGTGTCGAAATTGGCAGCGCGCGGATCAGGGAATCTGGGAGGTGAGGACCGGTAGCCAGGAGTTCCTCTATTCACGCGTCATGTGTTGGGTTGCGGTGGATCGGGCGTTGCGACTCGCGACGCGGCGTCGATATCCCGCGTCGCGAGAGCGGTGGCGAGAAACGCGGGACACCATTCGCGACGACATAGTCACGAACTTCTGGAGCGCGACGCTCGGCGCGTTCGTGGGCGCGAGGGGCTCGACGTCGATCGATGCGGCGTGTCTCGTTATGCCGCTGGTTGGCTTCATTCCGCCGACGGATCCAAAATGGCTGTCGACGCTCCGGTTGGTGGAAACGCGTCTGGTGCGCGACTCTCTCGTCCGGCGCTACGACATGAGCGGGATGGACACCGATGCCGGGAGCCAAGCGGCACCTTCGTTCACGATCTGCTCGTTCTGGTACGTCGAATGTCTCGCGCGCAGCGGCGAGCTCGAGAAGGCTCGTATGGCGATGCAACGTCTCGTTGGGCACGCCAATCACCTCGGGTTGTTCTCCGAGGACATCGGTGCCGACGGGAGCTTGCTCGGGAATTTTCCGCAGGGATTGGTGCATGCCGGGTTGATTGGCGCGGCCTTGGCGTTGGATGAGAAGCGGGGACAGGGCGGACCGCGCTGA
- a CDS encoding porin — MPSSRLKALVAVALIAQRLPAQDSTKASHDSSHAAAPQAPAVQIDGLLQVWYLDGHTITNGHDSYRIRRADVKLSGIISPRVRWHISLDGAKVLNLNKTTTVVGDSSALKDASIDQRSRILQEASISVSVLPDFRVDVGQQIIPLSYEGVTAAAQIETIERTMFIAERTRGGGISDVRDIGAEARGSVAYGFVDYQIGVFNEFGDSQNSTDQNDQKATIGRVAFHLPFLSALQLGASGGTEGGTPQQRHERAGGEAQFRNRWLTLRSEVMGARDGSLRRLGYYGLGAIRPTPDIELVGRWDSWDPDLHNESGPADAAEREIVGGASYFIEGGATRLAANVVRSTFPSGKTPSSTMLLVGLQVVW; from the coding sequence ATGCCCTCCTCCCGCCTCAAGGCGCTCGTCGCCGTGGCTCTGATTGCCCAGCGACTCCCTGCCCAGGACAGTACAAAAGCCAGTCACGACTCATCGCACGCCGCGGCGCCGCAAGCGCCGGCGGTTCAAATAGACGGGTTACTTCAGGTGTGGTATCTCGACGGCCACACCATCACCAACGGCCACGACAGCTATCGGATTCGGCGCGCGGACGTGAAGCTGAGCGGCATCATCTCGCCGCGCGTGCGCTGGCATATCTCGCTCGACGGTGCGAAGGTGCTCAACCTGAACAAGACGACGACCGTCGTCGGCGATTCCTCGGCGTTGAAAGACGCGAGCATCGATCAGCGTTCACGCATTCTGCAGGAAGCGTCGATCAGCGTTTCCGTTCTTCCCGATTTCCGCGTCGACGTTGGCCAGCAGATCATTCCGCTCTCGTACGAAGGTGTCACGGCGGCGGCGCAGATCGAGACAATCGAGCGCACCATGTTCATCGCCGAGCGCACCCGGGGAGGCGGCATCAGCGACGTACGCGACATCGGCGCCGAAGCGCGCGGCAGCGTCGCCTATGGATTCGTCGACTATCAGATCGGCGTCTTCAACGAATTCGGTGATAGCCAGAACAGCACCGATCAGAACGATCAGAAAGCGACGATCGGTCGCGTTGCCTTTCACCTGCCATTTCTGTCCGCGCTGCAACTCGGCGCGTCGGGTGGGACCGAGGGCGGAACACCACAGCAGCGTCATGAGCGCGCCGGCGGCGAGGCGCAGTTTCGAAATCGCTGGCTCACACTTCGCTCCGAGGTCATGGGAGCGCGGGACGGTTCGCTCCGTCGCCTGGGATATTATGGGCTCGGTGCCATCCGGCCGACACCCGACATCGAACTCGTTGGCCGCTGGGACTCCTGGGATCCCGATCTGCATAACGAGAGCGGTCCGGCCGACGCGGCCGAACGTGAGATCGTCGGTGGCGCGAGCTACTTCATCGAGGGCGGCGCAACGCGCCTTGCGGCCAACGTCGTTCGCTCCACCTTTCCGAGTGGAAAAACGCCGTCGAGTACCATGTTGCTCGTCGGCCTCCAGGTGGTCTGGTAA
- the infA gene encoding translation initiation factor IF-1 — MAKEEPIQLEGQVTEVLPNATFRVLLTNGHTVLATLGGNMRRFRIRVLQGDRVTIEVSPYDLSRGRIIFRHKT, encoded by the coding sequence ATGGCCAAGGAAGAGCCGATACAACTCGAGGGACAGGTCACCGAGGTGCTGCCGAATGCCACATTTCGTGTATTGCTGACGAACGGCCATACCGTGCTCGCCACCCTCGGCGGCAACATGCGGCGCTTCCGGATTCGCGTCCTTCAGGGAGATCGCGTGACCATCGAGGTCTCGCCGTACGATCTCAGTCGCGGACGCATCATCTTCAGACACAAAACGTGA
- a CDS encoding ATP-binding protein, translated as MDKERDRRERRRGRRSEEGRLRSIVEQLADGIVIVDSRGIIRFANPAAEQLFCRKRADLIGRDLGFPVVHGESTEVEVRRLDGKTVTTELRVVDVEWADAPALLLSLRDITDRKRSAERERQLERERTARAEAEAASQAKSEFLAMMSHELRTPLNAVIGYAELLDLGIAGPLTSDQHQQVSRIRTSGRHLLGLVNEVLDLAKIEAGRLSVSLAIGRAGDAADAALALVQTRADEKGLRFVGDCLGDADVAYAGDEDRVRQILVNLLTNAVKFTEPGGDVSLECGIAERPDAGARVQGNGKWVYFRVRDTGVGIEAKQLPLIFDPFVQAETGHTRSNDGSGLGLTISRRLARLMGGDLTVHSTLGTGSVFTLWLPAAVIKSEPAALEWQEPVDGFTRLHGVADLGELLMREISTALEVLVVCIRSEELVPGAKAIKFSQLVDHYPSLLADLGGMLISIEETRGQPTSLLTDGADIQRVIAERHGSQRGRLGCSADMVRREYGLLREELADMLRRRARGIPDNAIEEGLVILNRVLAQAEDASVRSLLRTRRKELARSQADQSRMSDADESSTAHG; from the coding sequence ATGGACAAGGAACGGGATCGACGAGAGCGCCGGCGTGGCCGCCGGTCGGAGGAGGGCCGTTTGCGCTCGATCGTCGAGCAGCTGGCCGATGGCATCGTCATTGTCGATTCAAGAGGTATCATCCGTTTCGCCAACCCCGCCGCCGAGCAGCTGTTCTGTCGCAAGAGGGCTGACCTCATTGGAAGAGACCTCGGATTTCCGGTTGTTCACGGGGAGTCCACCGAGGTCGAGGTCAGGCGGCTGGACGGAAAAACCGTCACCACGGAGCTCCGCGTGGTCGACGTCGAGTGGGCCGATGCGCCGGCCCTTCTCCTTTCGCTCCGCGACATCACCGACCGCAAACGATCCGCCGAACGCGAACGACAGCTCGAGCGCGAGCGCACGGCGCGCGCCGAGGCGGAAGCAGCAAGCCAGGCGAAGTCCGAATTCCTGGCGATGATGTCGCACGAGCTGCGGACACCACTCAATGCGGTCATCGGCTACGCGGAGCTCCTGGATCTTGGGATCGCTGGTCCCTTGACGAGCGATCAACATCAACAGGTCTCCCGGATCCGTACGAGCGGCCGGCATCTCCTTGGGTTGGTCAACGAGGTCCTCGACCTCGCCAAGATCGAAGCAGGTCGATTGTCCGTGAGCCTTGCCATTGGTCGCGCCGGTGACGCTGCCGATGCAGCACTGGCGTTGGTGCAAACCCGCGCCGACGAGAAAGGACTGCGGTTTGTTGGCGACTGTTTGGGTGATGCCGATGTCGCCTACGCGGGCGACGAAGACCGTGTGCGCCAAATCCTCGTCAACCTGCTCACCAACGCCGTGAAGTTCACGGAGCCCGGCGGTGACGTATCCCTGGAGTGTGGCATTGCGGAGCGACCCGATGCCGGCGCGCGCGTCCAGGGCAACGGCAAGTGGGTCTACTTTCGTGTCCGCGACACTGGCGTCGGTATCGAGGCCAAGCAGCTGCCCTTGATCTTTGACCCGTTCGTTCAAGCAGAAACTGGCCACACGCGCTCGAACGACGGCTCGGGTCTCGGCCTAACGATTAGCCGGCGTCTCGCGCGACTCATGGGTGGGGATCTCACCGTGCACAGCACGCTCGGTACAGGCTCGGTGTTCACGCTCTGGTTACCCGCGGCTGTCATCAAGTCGGAGCCGGCGGCGCTCGAGTGGCAGGAGCCCGTCGACGGGTTCACGCGACTGCACGGAGTGGCGGATCTCGGCGAATTGCTTATGCGGGAGATCTCGACCGCGCTCGAGGTACTCGTCGTTTGCATTCGAAGCGAGGAGCTCGTGCCCGGCGCGAAAGCGATCAAATTTTCGCAACTCGTCGACCACTACCCGAGCCTACTCGCGGATCTTGGCGGCATGTTGATCAGCATCGAAGAGACACGTGGTCAGCCCACCAGTCTTCTCACCGACGGCGCCGACATTCAACGCGTCATCGCCGAGCGCCACGGCAGTCAGCGCGGACGGCTCGGTTGCAGCGCAGACATGGTGCGACGAGAGTACGGCCTGCTTCGCGAAGAGTTGGCCGACATGCTGCGTCGACGAGCGAGGGGAATTCCCGACAACGCCATCGAGGAGGGCCTCGTGATTCTCAATCGCGTGCTCGCCCAGGCCGAAGACGCGAGCGTGCGGAGCCTGCTGCGCACCCGCCGGAAAGAGCTCGCTCGATCTCAAGCGGATCAGTCACGGATGAGCGATGCCGATGAAAGCTCGACCGCGCACGGCTGA
- the rpsU gene encoding 30S ribosomal protein S21 — MIEIKIEEGDRLDWALKVFKRRIAKSGILKDLRKKRHYVKPSEARQLKAAAARRRQRSASRER; from the coding sequence ATGATCGAGATCAAGATCGAAGAAGGCGACCGTTTGGATTGGGCCCTCAAGGTCTTCAAGCGGCGCATCGCGAAGTCGGGCATTCTCAAGGACCTTCGCAAGAAGCGACACTATGTAAAACCCAGCGAAGCCCGGCAGCTCAAGGCCGCCGCCGCGCGCCGCCGTCAGCGCAGTGCATCGCGCGAGCGCTGA
- a CDS encoding TonB-dependent receptor gives MNAPLFLLSLASAVLQQQPRVAGVIHDSATHAPVASVVVMDVVSRRQALSDSAGHFALDAELPARLRLSRVGYATREIVVSSSNVILALATSPRALEGVTVTALRGGSADEAAPVSQRTLTRDEIAQRSFGQEVPLLLQGTPSVTSYAETGNYWGYSYTRLRGIDQSRINLTIDGIPLNDPEDQVLYFADFPDLASSLESVEIQRGVGTSSAGTASFAGSMNFETAPIAGPEETQLQLEGGSFGSKRASAEYRSGLLGNGLAFYGRLSDLQSNGYRYHSGVLGRSGLVSAGYFGAHDVVKVMATAGLLHDTLSYLAVPDTDLAHDRRINPLQPDELDRFGEQLVSAAYTRLFGDASLSTTLYRISASGNYDVAIDPDLWNYHLDFVWYGVTSAWTWQRDRVRVNVGVNANRYARDHYAFIRPDLVDDIYFNTGHKDDASGFAKVSYDVGRATLFGDLQARQAGFRYVPDVHADIPERSISWTFVNPRAGLTYRLTTAFSAYASYGATSREPARLDMFAGFDNLDTSNVAFVGDFSRVKPETVHDVETGVTLSTASAHLQANVFSMDFRNEIEPIGALSYQGLPLRKNVHASYRRGVELDASYRLTASLKASLNATLMRARIADYTDDSSGESFHDVAPLLTPSVVTAQRIAWDAPRALSFWAEGRYTGQSQLDDTANPDLVLPAAYVVDASAKWHFAGRQALEIRGNNLTNSKRYGSGYGSGNTPYYYVLPPRNVFVTLQLGI, from the coding sequence ATGAACGCGCCACTATTCCTCCTGTCTCTTGCATCGGCAGTCCTCCAACAACAGCCGCGCGTCGCCGGTGTGATTCACGATTCCGCGACGCACGCGCCCGTGGCGAGTGTCGTGGTGATGGATGTCGTGTCACGTCGACAAGCGCTGAGCGACAGCGCCGGGCATTTCGCGCTCGACGCCGAGCTCCCTGCGCGGCTCCGATTGTCGCGCGTTGGCTACGCGACGCGCGAGATCGTCGTCTCGTCATCGAACGTCATCCTTGCGCTCGCCACGTCGCCGCGCGCACTCGAAGGCGTCACCGTCACTGCGCTCCGCGGCGGCTCGGCGGATGAGGCGGCGCCGGTGTCGCAGCGAACGCTGACGCGTGACGAGATCGCGCAGCGGTCGTTCGGCCAGGAGGTACCGTTGCTCCTGCAGGGCACGCCTTCGGTCACGTCGTATGCCGAGACGGGAAATTACTGGGGCTACAGCTACACACGATTGCGAGGCATCGATCAATCGCGCATCAACCTAACGATCGACGGCATTCCGCTGAACGATCCCGAAGATCAGGTGCTCTACTTCGCGGATTTTCCGGATCTCGCGAGCAGCCTCGAGTCGGTGGAGATCCAGCGTGGCGTTGGGACGAGCAGCGCTGGAACGGCATCGTTCGCCGGCTCGATGAATTTCGAGACAGCGCCCATCGCCGGTCCAGAGGAAACGCAACTCCAGCTCGAGGGCGGCTCCTTCGGATCCAAGCGCGCGAGTGCCGAGTATCGCTCGGGTCTCCTCGGCAACGGACTTGCCTTTTACGGCCGGCTCTCCGATCTGCAGTCCAACGGCTATCGGTATCACTCCGGAGTGCTCGGCCGCTCGGGGCTCGTGAGCGCGGGATACTTCGGCGCGCACGACGTCGTGAAAGTGATGGCGACGGCCGGGTTGCTGCACGACACGCTGAGCTATCTGGCGGTCCCTGATACGGATCTCGCTCACGACCGGCGCATCAATCCATTGCAGCCGGACGAATTGGATCGGTTCGGAGAGCAGCTCGTCTCGGCGGCCTACACACGGTTGTTCGGCGACGCCTCGCTGTCGACGACACTCTACCGCATTTCGGCGAGCGGCAATTACGACGTCGCCATCGATCCCGATCTGTGGAACTATCATCTCGACTTCGTCTGGTACGGAGTGACGAGTGCATGGACGTGGCAACGCGACCGCGTGCGCGTGAACGTCGGCGTCAACGCGAATCGTTATGCGCGGGATCACTATGCCTTCATCCGGCCGGATCTGGTTGATGACATCTACTTCAATACCGGCCACAAGGATGATGCGAGTGGCTTCGCCAAGGTGTCGTACGACGTGGGTCGGGCGACGCTGTTCGGCGATCTGCAGGCGCGGCAGGCGGGATTTCGGTATGTGCCGGACGTCCACGCGGACATACCCGAGCGCTCGATCTCCTGGACATTCGTGAATCCGCGGGCCGGCCTCACCTATCGCCTAACGACCGCGTTCTCCGCATACGCGTCCTACGGTGCGACGAGTCGAGAGCCGGCGCGACTCGACATGTTCGCCGGATTCGACAACCTCGACACATCGAACGTCGCGTTCGTGGGCGATTTCTCGCGCGTGAAGCCGGAAACGGTGCACGATGTCGAAACCGGTGTGACGCTCTCGACGGCCTCGGCGCACCTGCAGGCCAACGTGTTCTCGATGGACTTTCGCAATGAGATCGAGCCGATCGGCGCGCTGAGCTATCAAGGTCTTCCGCTACGCAAGAATGTCCACGCGAGCTATCGGCGCGGCGTGGAGCTCGATGCGAGCTACCGCCTAACGGCTTCGCTGAAAGCCTCCTTGAACGCCACGCTCATGCGCGCGCGCATCGCCGATTACACCGACGACTCGTCGGGTGAGTCGTTCCACGACGTGGCGCCGCTGCTGACCCCGAGCGTCGTCACGGCGCAACGCATCGCGTGGGACGCGCCCCGCGCCTTGTCGTTCTGGGCCGAGGGGCGCTACACGGGTCAGTCGCAGCTCGACGACACGGCCAATCCCGATCTCGTGCTGCCCGCGGCGTACGTCGTCGACGCATCGGCCAAGTGGCATTTCGCGGGGCGGCAAGCGCTCGAGATTCGTGGCAACAATCTCACGAACTCGAAGCGATACGGAAGCGGCTATGGCAGCGGTAATACGCCGTACTACTACGTGCTGCCGCCGCGGAATGTATTCGTAACTTTGCAACTGGGTATCTGA
- a CDS encoding lytic transglycosylase domain-containing protein yields MVPTEDEGERRGRREDRRERSSPGRRGLRISASKRRLLTFLGDIGAIIVLVAAIVFAVNHEQPIFAGQPTVVQSLADRVPLTKPLLATKPSPDTGRLATLLASPEFTADSAKFSQDLVRTGRLSQARADSIAYYAVREAYLDGIPPAVIFGVMLTENALFVSNALSNVGAVGLMQIYPKIWLKELGDKFGTDLSSDSTNVKYGVYILSEYIKHTGNQVTATDVTKGLLKYNGCVKGTNTPNCRTYPTKVKNYVERQAESLCGDKTFYQCIGKPFMDGLLGKSSAAH; encoded by the coding sequence ATGGTTCCCACCGAGGACGAGGGTGAGCGGAGGGGCCGAAGGGAAGATCGGCGGGAGCGTTCGTCGCCGGGGCGGCGCGGATTGCGGATCAGCGCCAGCAAGCGGCGATTGCTCACTTTCCTCGGCGACATCGGGGCCATCATCGTGCTCGTTGCGGCCATCGTGTTCGCCGTGAATCACGAGCAGCCGATCTTCGCTGGTCAGCCGACTGTCGTCCAGAGTCTCGCTGATCGCGTGCCGCTCACGAAGCCGCTACTCGCGACCAAGCCGTCGCCAGACACTGGACGACTCGCGACGCTACTCGCGTCACCCGAGTTCACTGCCGACAGCGCAAAGTTCTCGCAGGACCTTGTTCGCACGGGCCGCTTATCGCAGGCACGCGCCGATTCGATCGCGTACTACGCGGTCCGCGAGGCGTATCTCGACGGCATTCCGCCCGCGGTGATCTTCGGTGTCATGCTGACGGAAAACGCGTTGTTCGTGAGCAACGCGCTCTCCAATGTCGGCGCGGTGGGGTTGATGCAGATCTATCCGAAAATCTGGCTCAAGGAACTCGGTGACAAGTTCGGGACGGATCTCTCCTCGGATTCGACGAATGTGAAGTACGGCGTCTACATCCTTTCGGAGTACATCAAGCACACGGGCAACCAGGTGACGGCGACCGACGTCACCAAGGGATTGCTCAAGTACAACGGCTGTGTGAAGGGCACGAACACACCGAATTGCCGGACGTATCCGACAAAGGTGAAGAACTACGTGGAACGGCAAGCCGAATCGTTATGCGGAGACAAGACGTTCTACCAATGCATCGGCAAGCCGTTCATGGATGGGTTGCTCGGGAAGAGCAGCGCGGCGCATTGA